The DNA region CTATCAATGGCTCTAAGCTGAATATTAAAAAGTACAACAAGTAATACAACCGATGCTATGGCTGTCATATATCTGATCGGTGGTATGTATTTTTTTTGTCTGGTTATGTCATCATGCTTTTCTTGTTTGACTCTTGGCTTTTCTTTTATGGTCTCAAGTAACTGAATGGGTGCCTGTTCTATTCCCTGCGACAAATGTTTTAATATTTTCTTTTCATTCATAGTGCACCCTCCTTTTCTTCTAAATATGCTCTTAATTTTTTTATAGCCCTGTGGTACTTGGACAGCGTTGTAGAAAGCCCTAGCCCTAAGTTGCTTGCTATCTCTTTGTGTTTCATGCCTGTTACTGCATGTAAAAGAACAATCTGGCTTTCTTCACTGGTCAATTGTTTGAGGGCTACTTCTAGTACCATTTTATCTTCCGGATCTGTTATATAGGAAAAGCGATGATCATTACTAAGCTGCTGATCTTCCATATAGATAATACGCTTATCTTTTCTGAGTTGACTCAAGTATAAGTTCTTAGTTATAGTAAAAAGCCAAGCCAAAGGTTTACCCATGGGTTTATATAAATGAGCCGCAGACAGAACCTTAACATAAGTCTCTTGAATTAAGTCCAAAGCTTCCTCGTGATTTTTTGTTAGAGATAAGGCATAAGTGTAAAGTGTCCTTTCTGTAATCTGATACAGTTCGTCAAAAGCAACCATATCAGATTCACCAATACGGATAAAGAGTCCTTCGTCAATATTTAGATTTTTATATGTCGATGGCTTAGAAACTTCATCGTCTACAACAAAGGTAAACAGTAGCATGTCATTCTCCTTATATACTATTAACGTCTAATGCGTCTATTTTATTGCATATTAATATTTTTTAGCTTGAGGCGCTGGTGGCAGCTGCACTTGCTGCGGTGATCGTAGCAATCATAGCCGCTGTCTGAGCCGCAATAATTGTTTCAATTGAAACACTCAG from Petrocella atlantisensis includes:
- a CDS encoding RNA polymerase sigma factor; this encodes MLLFTFVVDDEVSKPSTYKNLNIDEGLFIRIGESDMVAFDELYQITERTLYTYALSLTKNHEEALDLIQETYVKVLSAAHLYKPMGKPLAWLFTITKNLYLSQLRKDKRIIYMEDQQLSNDHRFSYITDPEDKMVLEVALKQLTSEESQIVLLHAVTGMKHKEIASNLGLGLSTTLSKYHRAIKKLRAYLEEKEGAL